GCAGCCAGCCCGATCCGGTCTCCCGACTCCTTCGGCGTTTGCACGTACAGCACGTACCAGCGGGAATTGTAGTAGGCGGCTAACCTGGCGGTTTTCCGGATCACCATTTTCGCAATGGTATGGTTGCTGCTGATACAGGCCAGGAAGCGCTCTGCGCGGCCATTTCCCAGGCCCGGCAATTCCCTTTCGATCTTTCCCTCCACCTGCGATGCCACTTCCTTGAGCGCCAGTTCACGCAACTGGAGGATCTTTTCAGATTGAAAAAAATTGGTGAGTGCAGTTTGGATCTTGTCCCTGGTATAGATCTTTCCTTCCCTGAGGCGTGTGATCAGTTCATCCGCTGTAAGATCGATATTCACTACTTCATCGGCCATCTGTAAAACGCTGTCGGGAACACGTTCTGCCACATCCACTCCCGTGATCTCCTTTACTGCTTCATTGAGGCTTTCTATATGTTGAATGTTCACTGCACTCACCACGTTGATCCCTGCATTGAGGATCTCCAGTACATCCTGCCAGCGCTTTTCATTCTTGCTTCCTTCTATATTGGTATGCGCCAGCTCATCTACGATCACCACTTCAGGACGGAGGTTCAGAATTGCCTGAACATCCATCTCCTCCAGTTCTTTGCCTCTGTAAAAGATATGACTGCGTGGTATCACCGGCAAACCCTCCAGCAGATCATGGGTCTCTTTCCGGTTATGTGTTTCGATGTATCCGATCTTCACATCCACTCCATTACGGAGCAGTGTATGCGCTTCCTGCAGCATCCGGTATGTTTTGCCCACACCGGCGCTCATACCGATATAGATCTTGAACTTGCCGCGTCTGCTCTGCCTGATCAGATCTAAGAAATGTTGTGGATCATCTGGTGCTTCAGGCATGTTCTCAGGAGATTGTACTGTTATCAAATCTACTTATTTAAAAGCTCAATGCAATGGCGGTTGCAACGACAGGACTGGATTTGGTGGTTGACAGATCTCTTTTTACAAAATATTCTTCCTTCCCATGGAAGCTGCGTAGTTCCAGTCGCCAAACTGCATTGGCAAATAACTGCCGGTCATAGTTCACGCTCCAACCAAAGGTTTTGAATCCTTCAGGTGTGCCGGTAGCGATGATCACACCATTTTCATCCTGAAAATATTCACCACGAAGGGCAATGCTGTTAGTTTTATCCGGACTGTATTTCAGGATCACTACACCAGTGTACCAGTTATTGAGTTTATTTTTTCCTTTTTCTTTTTGTTCCATTCCATAATCGAATCCGGCAGTGATCCCGAATTTATCAGATACATTGAATATACCGTATACATTGTGATAGTAGCGCATCAGCCTAACACTGTCTGGTTTATCGTTACCCGCAAACGTACTGTAGTTGAGGGTTACAGAAGATGAAGGTTTGAAAGTGATCTGTGTGCCAAATGCTGGCGTTGAATTGCCATCCACCCTTTGGATGCGTTGCCATCCGTTGAGGTACATGGCAGCGAAGTACCATTTTTCATTTTTGCTGGTGTATCCGAGTTTGGCTCCTGCTTCATAGTAGGGAGAATTATCTGCTACAATGCTGCGGGTTACAGTCCAGTTATCTTTACCAACCGCACTTTCAAATCCGATATGCGAAGGCATGATACCTGCGTCCAGCCAGAGGTTGCTGCTCTTAGACAATTTCACGCCGGCATTGGCTTCATAGATGTTCTTCAATACACCAGGTTCAGCTGCGAGATTGGCATTCATGTAAGTGCCGGCCCCTATCGCAAGGTTGGCCCGAACACGATCACTGTTGTAGGAACCTTTCAGAAAGGCCAGGTTCACATTCACTTCATTGGCGCGATTGTGACTGTACACAAATCCCGGACGGGTGTTGTTCAGAGGTCTGTTGGCATCATAGAGGTAATAGGCTTCAGCATATCCGCTGATCGTAAACCCACCGTTCTTTGTTGAGTCCTGGGCAACAGCCTGCAGTCCAAAGCCACATGCAACGGCTGTTACCATCATTAACTTTTTCATTTGTTCTTGTGTTTTATTTCAATTTGTCTAAGGCGATATTCAATTCCAGCACATTTACGGTAGCAGGACCAAACATTCCCAGCAAGGGTCTTTTGGTATGCTCCTCCACCAGTTTGTTCAGTTTTCCAGTTTCAATGTTGCGAATAGCCGCAATGCGCTTCACCTGGATCATTGCTGCTGCGGGAGAAAGATGTGGATCGAGACCACTACCGGATGCTGTTACCAGCTCGGCGGGAATGGAAGCTTTATCGATACCGGGGTTATGCACCAGGAATGTATCTATCCTGTCTTTTACCTGTTGCAGGTAATCTGGATTGGATGGTCCTTTGTTGGAGCCGGCAGACCCTGCTGCATTGTAATCCACGGCAGAAGGCCGGCCCTGGAAATATTTATCATCGGAGAATTTTTGTCCAATATTCGCATACCCTACTACATTACCATTCACTGCAAGTGTTTTGCCTTTGCCTCCTCCGGGAGCGAGTTTGGAAGCCATCGCGATGAATACCGGGTAGATAACTGCCAGCAGCAGGATCATGATGATGGTCATCTTGAGCGAAGGCAACAAATATTTTTTCATTTTTTTTCTTTTATTCAATTACATAAAAAGCGCCAGTAGCATATCGATCAGCTTGATACCGATGAAGGGAACAATGATGCCACCAAGTCCATAGATAAACAGGTTCCTGCGCAGCAGCGCATTGGCGCCGATCGGTTTGTATTGTACACCACGCAGTGCCAGCGGGATCAGTAATGGAATGATGATAGCATTGAAGATCACGGCAGAAAGGATTGCACTCTGCGGACTTTCCAGGTGCATGATATTGAGCCCCTGCAATGCAGGAATACTGGTAATGAACAATGCCGGTACGATGGCAAAATATTTCGCTACGTCATTGGCGATAGAGAAAGTGGTAAGCGTACCGCGTGTCATCAGTAACTGCTTACCGATCTCAACGATCTCGATGAGCTTGGTAGGATCATTGTCCAGGTCCACCATATTACCTGCTTCCTTCGCGGCCTGCGTGCCACTGTTCATGGCTACACCCACATCGGCCTGGGCAAGTGCAGGCGCATCATTGGTTCCATCGCCCATCATGGCTACAAGTTTTCCGCTGGCCTGTTCCTTTTTGATATAATTCATTTTGTCTTCGGGCTTGGCTTCAGCGATAAAATCGTCAACACCAGCTTTATGGGCAATGTATTTTGCAGTGAGTGGGTTATCTCCGGTTACCATCACGGTCTTTACACCCATCTTACGGAGGCGCTCAAACCTTTCCTGGATGCCGGGTTTGATGATATCCTGCAATTCAATAGTGCCGGTAACTTTTCCATTTACTGTAACTACCAGCGGCGTGCCGCCGTTCATCGCGATCTCCTGTACTTTTCTTTCTGTTTCAGCAGGTACAGAAGATCCGTTCTGAACAGCGATCTTTTTGATGGCATCGAAAGCTCCTTTGCGGATCTTCGTTCCATCTGATTTATCGATACCGCTGGTGCGGGTTTCAGCAGAGAAGCTTACAAACTTCGCATCACCTGTTGAATGAGGAGCTTTCACTCCTTTGGTGTTTGCCAGTTCGATGATGGATTTGCCTTCCGGTGTTTCATCTGCAAGCGAGCTCCATACACAGGATTCAATGAAACTGTTCATCTCTATCCCATCAGCAGGCCAGAAATTGGTGGCCTTTCTGTTACCGATGGTGATGGTTCCGGTTTTGTCGAGCAGCAATGTATCCAGGTCGCCGGCTGTTTCAACAGCCTTGCCGCTTTTAGTGATCACGTTCGCGCGCAGGGCCCTGTCCATTCCCGCAATACCGATGGCTGATAACAAGCCACCAATGGTAGTAGGGATCAGGCAAACGAAAAGAGAGATGAATGCTGCAATGGTAATAGTGGTATTGGCATAATCAGCAAAAGGCTTCAGTGTTACGCATACGATGATGAAGATGATAGTGAAACTCGCCAACAGGATCGTGAGCGCAATCTCATTCGGTGTTTTCTGACGCGAAGCGCCTTCTACCAGTGCGATCATTTTATCGAGAAAACTTTCACCAGGTTCTGTAGTTACGCGTACTACAATTCTATCAGACAATACTTTCGTACCACCAGTCACAGAAGACTTATCACCACCGGCTTCGCGGATCACTGGTGCAGATTCACCGGTAATGGCGCTTTCGTCTACAGTAGCAATGCCTTCGATGATCTCTCCATCCATCGGGATGATATCGCCAGCTTCGCAGACAAAGAGATCACCTTTACGAAGCTGTGAAGAGCGAACGGTTTTGATCTCATTGGTAAAGATCTCTCCCACCACTTCGATCTTCTTCGCCAGTGTGTCTTCCCTGGTTTTGCGAAGACTGTCTGCCTGCGCTTTACCGCGTGCTTCTGCTATCGCTTCCGCGAAATTGGCAAAGAGCAATGTGATGAAAAGAATAGCAGTAACTACAATATTATAAGCCAGGCTGCCCTGGGAAGTTTCACCTGCTGCGATCCAGCAGCAGACTGCGATCATGATAGCTGTTCCCACTTCCACGGTAAACATCACCGGGTTGCGGAACATGATCACCGGGTTCAGTTTGATGAAAGCCTGCTTCAAGGCAGCGCCCACCAGCTCCCGGGGAAACAATTTATTTTGATTTGTATTTTTCATTTTTCACTTATTGAACTGTACGAGTTGATTAACGCATGCTGAAGTATTCTGCCAGCGGTCCCAATGCCAGGGCAGGGAAAAAGCTCAGCGCATTGATGATGATGATCACGGCAAAAGTGACCATACCAAATGTTACGGAATCAGTCCTGAGTGTACCACCCGAAGCAGGTATATACTTCTTATTAGCGAGCAACCCGATAATAGCCACAGGTCCGATGATAGGGATGAACCTGCTCAACAGCAACACAATGCCTGTTGATACGTTCCAGAAGATATTGTTATCACCAAGTCCTTCGAAACCACTGCCGTTATTGGCATTGGAAGAAGTGAACTCATAGAGCATTTCAGAGAATCCGTGGAAGCCGGGATTGTTGAGCCAGTTCTCCGGTTTCACAGCCCAGTCCTGCCCTGCATGTGTTGCAAACAGGTAAGCAGCCAGCGCTGTACCGCCTTTCACAAGAAAGGCCGAGAGCAAAGTGACCATAGCAGCTATCTTCACTTCACGGGCTTCCACTTTGTGACCCATGAACTCGGGTGTTCTTCCCACCATCAATCCTGAAATGAATACCGCGATGATCACATAGATGAGATAGTTGAGTATCCCAACACCGCAACCCCCATAGAAGGCATTGATCATCATTGCCAGCAATTGCATCATTCCTGATAAAGGCATGGCGCTGTCGTGCATGGCATTTACGGAACCGGTAGAGATCACGGTGGTGAGAATACTCCAGTATGCGGAGGCAGCAGGACCGAAGCGGACTTCCTTTCCTTCCATCGCTCCTGTGGCTTGTGCAATACCCATTTTAGCGATCCCGGGGTTTCCGCTCATTTCCCAGTGCATGGTGGGGATCACCAGGCATAGCACGCCTGCCGTCATCACTCCGAACATGACGTAGGCCAGTCTTTTCCTGTTGATATAAAATCCCAGGGCAAAGATCAATGCAACGGGAATGATCACCTGCGCAATCACTTCCACCATATTGGTGAGGTAGTTTGGATTCTCCAGCGGATGTGTTGAGTTGGCGCCAAAAAAACCACCACCATTGGTGCCGAGATGCTTGATGGCAATAAAGGCAGCAGCAGGACCACG
This portion of the Pseudobacter ginsenosidimutans genome encodes:
- a CDS encoding sensor protein KdpD — its product is MITVQSPENMPEAPDDPQHFLDLIRQSRRGKFKIYIGMSAGVGKTYRMLQEAHTLLRNGVDVKIGYIETHNRKETHDLLEGLPVIPRSHIFYRGKELEEMDVQAILNLRPEVVIVDELAHTNIEGSKNEKRWQDVLEILNAGINVVSAVNIQHIESLNEAVKEITGVDVAERVPDSVLQMADEVVNIDLTADELITRLREGKIYTRDKIQTALTNFFQSEKILQLRELALKEVASQVEGKIERELPGLGNGRAERFLACISSNHTIAKMVIRKTARLAAYYNSRWYVLYVQTPKESGDRIGLAAQRHLINNFKLATELGGEVIKLEHANIAKGIIEVAEQKKVTTICIGKPHLSIWNVILSTAVFNQLLTKLAAADIDVVILS
- a CDS encoding porin, which translates into the protein MKKLMMVTAVACGFGLQAVAQDSTKNGGFTISGYAEAYYLYDANRPLNNTRPGFVYSHNRANEVNVNLAFLKGSYNSDRVRANLAIGAGTYMNANLAAEPGVLKNIYEANAGVKLSKSSNLWLDAGIMPSHIGFESAVGKDNWTVTRSIVADNSPYYEAGAKLGYTSKNEKWYFAAMYLNGWQRIQRVDGNSTPAFGTQITFKPSSSVTLNYSTFAGNDKPDSVRLMRYYHNVYGIFNVSDKFGITAGFDYGMEQKEKGKNKLNNWYTGVVILKYSPDKTNSIALRGEYFQDENGVIIATGTPEGFKTFGWSVNYDRQLFANAVWRLELRSFHGKEEYFVKRDLSTTKSSPVVATAIALSF
- a CDS encoding K(+)-transporting ATPase subunit C, with the translated sequence MKKYLLPSLKMTIIMILLLAVIYPVFIAMASKLAPGGGKGKTLAVNGNVVGYANIGQKFSDDKYFQGRPSAVDYNAAGSAGSNKGPSNPDYLQQVKDRIDTFLVHNPGIDKASIPAELVTASGSGLDPHLSPAAAMIQVKRIAAIRNIETGKLNKLVEEHTKRPLLGMFGPATVNVLELNIALDKLK
- the kdpB gene encoding potassium-transporting ATPase subunit KdpB, which gives rise to MKNTNQNKLFPRELVGAALKQAFIKLNPVIMFRNPVMFTVEVGTAIMIAVCCWIAAGETSQGSLAYNIVVTAILFITLLFANFAEAIAEARGKAQADSLRKTREDTLAKKIEVVGEIFTNEIKTVRSSQLRKGDLFVCEAGDIIPMDGEIIEGIATVDESAITGESAPVIREAGGDKSSVTGGTKVLSDRIVVRVTTEPGESFLDKMIALVEGASRQKTPNEIALTILLASFTIIFIIVCVTLKPFADYANTTITIAAFISLFVCLIPTTIGGLLSAIGIAGMDRALRANVITKSGKAVETAGDLDTLLLDKTGTITIGNRKATNFWPADGIEMNSFIESCVWSSLADETPEGKSIIELANTKGVKAPHSTGDAKFVSFSAETRTSGIDKSDGTKIRKGAFDAIKKIAVQNGSSVPAETERKVQEIAMNGGTPLVVTVNGKVTGTIELQDIIKPGIQERFERLRKMGVKTVMVTGDNPLTAKYIAHKAGVDDFIAEAKPEDKMNYIKKEQASGKLVAMMGDGTNDAPALAQADVGVAMNSGTQAAKEAGNMVDLDNDPTKLIEIVEIGKQLLMTRGTLTTFSIANDVAKYFAIVPALFITSIPALQGLNIMHLESPQSAILSAVIFNAIIIPLLIPLALRGVQYKPIGANALLRRNLFIYGLGGIIVPFIGIKLIDMLLALFM
- the kdpA gene encoding potassium-transporting ATPase subunit KdpA codes for the protein MNTELFGVIVTFLLTILLAVPLGKYIARVFKGEKTFTDFMGPLERTIFRFSGIDPQKKMNWKEFLKAMLTINLLWLVYAFFLLLFQGNLPMNPDGNPNQTPDLAFNTAISFLVNCNLQHYSGESGATYFTQTFVLMFLQFVSAATGIAALIGVCNGLKERTTNNLGNFWSIFTKSITRLLLPLCVIMALVLAFNGTPASYDGKDSIVTLQGDSMQVSRGPAAAFIAIKHLGTNGGGFFGANSTHPLENPNYLTNMVEVIAQVIIPVALIFALGFYINRKRLAYVMFGVMTAGVLCLVIPTMHWEMSGNPGIAKMGIAQATGAMEGKEVRFGPAASAYWSILTTVISTGSVNAMHDSAMPLSGMMQLLAMMINAFYGGCGVGILNYLIYVIIAVFISGLMVGRTPEFMGHKVEAREVKIAAMVTLLSAFLVKGGTALAAYLFATHAGQDWAVKPENWLNNPGFHGFSEMLYEFTSSNANNGSGFEGLGDNNIFWNVSTGIVLLLSRFIPIIGPVAIIGLLANKKYIPASGGTLRTDSVTFGMVTFAVIIIINALSFFPALALGPLAEYFSMR